The Kwoniella shivajii chromosome 7, complete sequence genome includes a region encoding these proteins:
- a CDS encoding ribosomal protein S6, with protein MPLYELFCIAVHNPASSVNLRSVINSLSNQIHTTGGVVRDMKNLGINLTLPQRMRRMRQYHERGDHFTMTFDTSPIVLKRLDETLRRDPSIIRWTLLKKASKVKDLSKPLNPSIEFDEIEAPRNL; from the exons ATGCCATTATACGAGCTATTCTGTATCGCGGTACATAACCCAGCTTCATCG GTCAATCTTCGATCAGTGATTAACTCACTGTCGAATCAAATACATACTACAGGTGGAGTAGTTCGGGATATGAAGAATCTAGGTATCAATTTGACTTTACCtcagaggatgagaaggatgagacAATATCATGAGCGAGggga CCACTTCACAATGACATTTGATACTTCACCTATCGTATTGAAACGATTAGATGAAACGCTGAGAAGAGATCCGTCAATTATACGATGGACATtattgaagaaagcttccAAGGT GAAAGACCTCAGTAAACCTTTGAACCCATctattgaatttgatgagattgaagctCCAAGAAATCTGTAG